A region of the Neodiprion pinetum isolate iyNeoPine1 unplaced genomic scaffold, iyNeoPine1.2 ptg000081l, whole genome shotgun sequence genome:
TTGAAAGGCAGAGACTCACGTTATTACGGTTTTCCGTCTTATTGGTACCGACGTCCGTTGACAGGTGACGACGGCGATGATTATGGCGCAGACGACGACGGCTATGCGAAATCGTCATCGTCTGACCATGGCAACGGGGATTCCGTTCCTCTTTACGAAACGGCTGGGTAAGTAGCTGTAGACCATTACCGAGTACTTCTGCTGATTTATAAATCCAACGACGTACTAATTTTCACTACCAAATAACGATTGCAGAGCTGGTTGGGGTCGCTGAAAAACGACGCGCTTAATTCATATCACCGAAGACCGGGAAGAACATAACGAATGAATACCAACTGCCCTGCAATGTATACCGTCTAAGTTATTGCGCTGCATGACATTTATTCTGTACTCTGTGtacctatattatacatatatatatatctatataatgacaatttttaatCGATTACTACTTAATATTTGtagcttgtttttttttttttatattcaatttttataaccagtattgacaaatatttccaAGTCATCAACGATAATGCTTCGTATCTACTGATGAGTTTTTCCACGTAAATATTCGTTAAATGTGTGTATTCGCTATTTAATACActgttaattaaatttcatatttactTATAGATATTCTTGTTGAGTTGTGTTTGGCATAAATCCTCTTCCTATTCCCACACATCACGATTTGACCAGAGAATAACTGATTAGGGTGCTAATTTGCGAGCTCGAAAGAGAAGCTGTAAAAACGGTTAGACGTTCGCAAAAACGAAATCTTCCTAATCATGTTATCACAATTTAGCGTGCCGCCGTTCGCACGCGCTGAGTCAATGTCAATATTTGGAATATTCGAGAGGGTACGAAGGTATATAACATTCGGCTGATTCTCGAATGGGACCAGTTTCCTCATGAACATGAGAAAAGCAGTTGACAGACCAAGAACAATGACGCACCCGTCATTCGTAGTGTCGGATCACTTCGTTCTGATTGCCTTGTTCTTCCTGACGATCGTCTGCATCTCCGAGGCTTCGCCCGTTCGTGACGGAGCTCTGGGTAAGCAACAAATCGTCCTCAATGTACTGTAAAATCGGAAGAGGTTTGCCAGTTCTCGGCTCGCTTCGATCGATAATCGCATTTCAAGTTCTTGTCAATCACGCTGTAAATTATGCTCAACTGGAAATGCGACAGGCCCGGAAGCCGACGCCTGGCACGGCGCTGTTCTTCACAAGTTCTACGGACCTTGGTCGGAAGTAAAAAAGGCCAACGGGGAGAACGCCGACTACAATGACTACGGTGCCCACATTCAGGACTTCGAGCCTGGACCCGAAAACACGCCGTCTTACGAACCGGAAGAAATCGACGGGCCCACCGGcgattttcaatcgaattaCGCCGAGATCGGCGTTGTCCAAGATCCGGGCTTCGCCTTCAAGACGCATCTTCCGGACGAAAAACAGTGATCTCAAGCCTCGAATCATAGAGAGAATCACCGCGTGATTCAGATCTTGGAATGATGTGTTTGAAACAAGTACTGGTAACAAAGACCGATCGTTTATGGTCATTTGATTCTCAACTTTGCAATTACTTATCCTCGCCCACGTGTAGTTGACTTTTCTGATATGACCATGTATTGTTTAGTCGTTATTTGTATCCCCATTTGTTATAACTAGATATAGATACAACGTAAAAGTGTGTAAAATGCACGGAATGTCCAACcttatttttgtacaaatataACGAGAAATAGacagagaaataaatttttttttaaatatttaaaaagtaAAGAATATAATCAGCTTGATGCGTTGTTGTAAATAATCTCGACAAGTTTAATTACGCGGCCGTTCTTCCCTCTCATGATTTTCCTCAGCAAGATTGCCGGTGCGATGAGCTGATGAACTTTAGGCAGACGAATTAAAATATCCTGCTCTGCAGTTGTCTCCCCTCGAGAGGTGAAATACTTCTCACTGAAATGAATGACATTTTCGCCGTTTCACGAAAGAGATTACCAGGCCAATTTTGGGGTGCTTGTGTCAAGGCATTGTGCTCCCCAAGTTCAGCGCAGAGTCTTTACATCTATACATCCTGGTAAAGTAAAGAGTACTGAAATTAAGAGTTTGACTTTTCGCTCAGTGGCTCTGCTTGAACAGCAGTCAAAATGAACTTCTCCATGATTTCCGGATTACCGGAACTCCCTCCTCAAAAGAATATTCAACCTTGATTTTTCGGGGTCTTGATCAAGATTCGAGGGAATATTTCGAGGCAGTAAAATTTACGGAGGGTCGTTAATAAGGTGCTCAGAACTGATATGGCCGGGGTTTCGACGTCGGTTATAAGAATGGCCAATCAATCACACCGTGACACAGAGTCGCCGGATTGAAGAGGAGCTTCGGAGCGAACAACGAAGGTCAATAAATGCACGTACAAGCTTGGGAATGACGAACCGATTGATTAGTTAACCTGACGCGCCGTTCGGACGTGTGCTTGATACGAAGACATCCAAAATGACGAGCACGTCGCACGCTCGGATTCCCTATTTGCGCAAATCCAACACAATACGAGTCATCACCGTCAATTTGTTCGAAGGTGGAATGGACGTGAAAAAAGACTCTTGTCATGCGCGTCGCGATTTCGTATCTGATTGATTTGCATGAATATATGATATGGCGCATATTGCTTACATTATTCATCACCGCCATCTGCAATCCCACACAGTTAATTACAAAGCAACTTTCTATCCCAGTACTAAATAGACATTATCCTCGAGTTTATCGGTCTCCACATGCCATCGACGAGTAAATCATCCTCGCGTCTTTCAACGACGATAAGGCTTTCCAATCAAGCGTAGGTACCTATCCACCTACTGAACGGACTAACGACCAAATTACTGCACGGGGAATTCGCTAGTTGCAATACCCCGATCGAAGGCAGATATGACTTGGGAATTtacgcatgtatgtacatcAGGTATAACATGTTCTTATCGGCAACCTAATTTCGATTATTAAATCATCAGTCGGTTACGACAAAGCAATATTATACTGGCGTGGACACCAACAAACGCCAAGCTAGACAAACTCTGAGAGCTTATCAAGTTAAAATTCATCATAACCAGATCGATACGTGTGATCGCAGACTCCACAGTACATCACAACCTGcttttgcaagaaaaatgaCGTGTCATCAACGGTGTCATTACGCACTCATCATCGTCTCGATATTACAAACGTGAGCTCCTATTTATAACTTTCGATGTCATCCGACAATGTCCCGGTGAAAATATGTGATCGGACGTTACGAAAGTCCAGCTATAAGTGTTGGAGAGGGGAGTCGAGGCTTTATCTGCTCGATGGGTTGATAAGAACTCGGAAAGCGACAGgagttagaaaaatttaatctttGGTCAGATTAGAGGCGAGCCAGTTGCAGCGTGCCGTGAATCGTGCGGCATGAATAGTGTACTTCTGACCGTTACTTGCGGGTTGAATTTCGTCACAGTTTAATAGTCCAGAACTCGGAATAATCGCATAATGGTGAAGTACCACCCGCTGTTTCAAAAGCCGCAGGTTACCGCCTGGGCCTGCATCTCCCGGCGTTTGAAATTCATCTTTTTCTATGGGCTGTTTGTCGGACTGATTGGACTGGTGATTCACGTAGCCAAGGTAGGTGACGTCGATTTTCACAAATAAATACACGgttgtgtaaataaatatgcaGTTACACGTCGATTTACCAAGTAGTTATAACCGTCTGCACACTGGTAACATGTGCGAACGGAAGTAATTGTAGTGCTAGTAGATGACGATGCGTGTTGCACAGAGAAACAGCAGCCTGTCGAGCATCTACAACCTGCAATCATCCCTGGGCGATATGCTGGATTTGGAAATGAGATACCTGCCGAAAACAAACGGGTCGACCGGATGGAAGCAAACGTCGGTTAAAGAGGGACACATATATTCCGCCTACCTCGACACGAGACCAGAGCAAATTTTGCAAGAGTCACACGAGGGAATCGGAAACGAGACGACATGGGCGATGGTACGTGGTGGTAGTcgtggtgatggtggtggtggtggtggtgatttgtttttcttacttCCAGTGACGGTGTCAAGTTAGGAGAGGGAATGCGCGACAGGTATTTATCTCTCGTTTTCAGGTCAGAATCATCGCGATACTACCGAGGTACAATCCACCGGTGACTTGCGTCTACAAGTACCGAGGTAAACAGACCGAGGATGGCGAGACGTTtctgataaagaaaaaaaaggcgaCTCGGACGAAGCCAGTAGCCATATCCGAGGGTTTCAACATGTACTACAGCGCCTTCTTCGTACTCTGCGATCTGACAATGTCGGCGAAAATGGACTACGAGGAGTATTACTCCAAGCAGCATCTGCCCTACGAGATAACTATCGCTCCCGGCAATATTACGGACTCCTACGAGCCGAAAAATGATTCGTTCGTACCGATTTTCTATCCAGAAAACGGCATATCGATGGCGGAGTTCTCCACCAACTTCATGGCTGTGTGCGTTCCCGTATTGCACCACAACTTCGACAGGGTTACGAACCTGGTGGAGTTCgttgaattttatcgaatGATGGGCGTCGGTCACTTCACCTTCTACAATCGGTCGATCTCATCGAGGGTAGGAAAAGTTCTCGAACACTACAGAGACAACGGCGTGGCGACGATTCTACCTTGGGATCTACCACCCTACTTCATATTCGAGAAAAACCTCAGAGTCGATGGTATATTCGCGGCCCTCAACGACTGCCTCTACAGAAGCTCGTTCCACAAAAGTTACATGTACGTGGCCAGCGTCGACATCGACGAGTTCATCGTGCCCAGAAAACACAAGGACTATCTGGACATGATGCAGTACCTCGATCCAATCGGTCCCCATTTGCCCCTCAACGACCAGGCCTCCTTCTTATTCAGAAACATGTTTTTCTACCTGATGTTCGACGACGACCCCGTGACGCTGGCGCCAGGTATGACAACGCGCTGTATCCCGGCGATTCAGATAATTACAGTTTCGACGAAAAGTCAGCTTAGCCAGCAAAGTACCGGTGcaatatttttacagaaatacCGAAGCTGTACACCCAGTCGAAGACGACGAGGACGATGTTTGCAAACCCCGGAAGAGAACGGAGCAAGTACATCGTCCGGAGTAGACAGACAGTCGAGCTGGGAAACCATCACACTTGGGAACTGAGGAA
Encoded here:
- the LOC124224074 gene encoding uncharacterized protein, producing MRKAVDRPRTMTHPSFVVSDHFVLIALFFLTIVCISEASPVRDGALGPEADAWHGAVLHKFYGPWSEVKKANGENADYNDYGAHIQDFEPGPENTPSYEPEEIDGPTGDFQSNYAEIGVVQDPGFAFKTHLPDEKQ
- the LOC124224072 gene encoding uncharacterized protein is translated as MVKYHPLFQKPQVTAWACISRRLKFIFFYGLFVGLIGLVIHVAKRNSSLSSIYNLQSSLGDMLDLEMRYLPKTNGSTGWKQTSVKEGHIYSAYLDTRPEQILQESHEGIGNETTWAMVRIIAILPRYNPPVTCVYKYRGKQTEDGETFLIKKKKATRTKPVAISEGFNMYYSAFFVLCDLTMSAKMDYEEYYSKQHLPYEITIAPGNITDSYEPKNDSFVPIFYPENGISMAEFSTNFMAVCVPVLHHNFDRVTNLVEFVEFYRMMGVGHFTFYNRSISSRVGKVLEHYRDNGVATILPWDLPPYFIFEKNLRVDGIFAALNDCLYRSSFHKSYMYVASVDIDEFIVPRKHKDYLDMMQYLDPIGPHLPLNDQASFLFRNMFFYLMFDDDPVTLAPEIPKLYTQSKTTRTMFANPGRERSKYIVRSRQTVELGNHHTWELRKTASAFNKRYKEVTVDVQVAASQHYRSCETNIETCWLRQTVKDTSAHKFTAALGERVSKACKGIFENGCPEDVANQRPDRDAAKVQVADKEKEADKKESSAHGEVTNSSDLNREEKGR